From Clostridium sp. SY8519:
GTATTTAACGGGTTGTCTTTCGACGCGTCCCCGGTGCTTACAAAGTAATCTGCTCCGCCTGCGCCCGGATATTCATAACCTTCCGGTATCTCCGGTACAGCAGCTTTTTCTTCTTCGGAAAGCTGATTGTAGGCATATTTGGCCAATTTAGCCATTTTCTCTGTAATGACCTGCTGGGCCTTCTGTTCCGCCGGTGTTTTTTTCGGATGAATATAGATCTCCCCGATCAAGCCGGCTACCAGCATCGGGCAGTTGTTCTCATTAATATATTTTTTTCCGTCCTGCTCCGTCATAGCCGCAATCTTTCCGGTAATTTTCTTCACATTCGCCGCTGTAATCTCTGTCTTCTGCTCCTTATCGATTACGGGTTGCCCCGCTGCCATCGCCGGCACCCCAAAAGATGTAGCCATCACCGATGCTGCCAGAATTACAGTAAGCGCTTTTTTGAACTTCATGATCTCTCCTCCATTTTCCCTGATGCAATACCTGCAGTTATCCATCAAAACCAACCCCCGGCCGGTCTGGTATCCGTCCCTAACCCCCGGCTGACACGAAACCTGCGCAGACAGGCTCCGCCGCTGGACGGCCCAAGTCCGCCTGATCCTATGTTATAAAAGAGCTTCAGCAAAGGCTCTTATAACATAAAAACACCCTCCTTCCGGCTGGAATTCAGGTGTGCAGAAAACGTCTGCCGATCAGACACCGCTGACGGCAAACTTATGGCACACTTTTCCGAAAATACGCCATGTTCTTTTCCATCCAGCAGGTTTCCTGGCTTACAGATCTCTGCGCACCTGACCCTTCTCAAAGAAACAAGCCACAGACATGTCATGTGACAGACTTCCTTCAATGGGATCCCTCAGGTGTGCTCCCTGTTTACAGTGGTCGGACCGTCCGGGATTCTCACCCGGTTCCCTATTATCCGCCGCCCTTAGAGCAGCGGCACTGGTCGGACATTAAGTTTTGATTCGTATAATAAAATATTATCATCTGCACCATGCAGAGTCAACAAATGCGGCGGCTTTTTCTTCCGCTTTCGTATGCCGATTCTGCATAGTGCGATTCCTATATCTTTATCTGTTTCTTTTTTCCTGCTGTATCAAACAGAGCAGCATAGAACTCATTTTCACTTCTCAGCTTCTTTTCTTAATAATACCTGCTCCCAGCAGCGCCGCAGCCAGAATCAAGGCGATCCTGCCCAGCATCCATGCTCTGGTTCCGGGTCCGCCGGCTTCCGGCAGCACATAAGCCGTTGTATTGTAAAAGGTCATTGCTCCATCCAGCTTTTTCCAGCTGCTGTCATAATAAGTAATCGTACTTTGCAGGTCAGAGGAAATCTCAATTTTCACATAATAGACGGATTTGTCATATGCAATATGCTCTTCTTTTCCCTGCTGCTCCGTCAGTTTATAATAATAGGTTCCCGGCGACAGTTTCGGAATGGCAAAGGAAATTTTTCCGTCTGCGTCATTTTTTGCAGATACCGCCGACGCTCCGCTCAGCATATCGCCGTTCCGATCCACCGGAACCGCCTGGAAGGTAAATGCTCCGTCTGTCAGCGTACCGCCCAGCAGGACCTTCCTGGCGCGAATTTCGGCGGCTGTCGTTTCTGTCAGCGTATTGGTCAGCGTATAATGCGCCTCCGAAACCGTGATGTCCCTGGCATCCTGATGTGTGGTCACCGAATGCAGCGCGTAAGCCGCAATCTTTGTTCCCCCAGAAGTATCGGAACCGAAGTTTTCCATCAGATACCGGTTGTATCCGTCGGTTTCCATTCCAGGGCATTGCATCCGTCTTTCTGTGCTTTTCCGCTGTCACACTTTGTCCGGACGGCTCCGACGAAGCCGCGGCATCTGCCGACGGCACAGCAACCGCCAGTACCAGAAGAAGCATGGCGCAGCAGATGCTCAGCATTCCGGCGGCCTTCCCTTTCTGCCATAACCGGAAGTGTTTTCCCCTGTTTCTTCGTATGTGATTCACTTCATCATCCCCTTTTGGATCCTGCACACTTTGCCATTTTTATCATAATATAACATAGAATCAAACTTTTTTGAATTAGTCAAACAAAAAGTATGCTACTTCTTATTGTCATTACTTTTTGTTTTCAACCGCAAACAATTCCATGTTAGACATTTCCGGACATCCGCCTATAATAGAGTCAACAAAAAGAAATTCACAAATACAGGTTTCATCTTATTTGTTATTTCCTGAAAATAAACAATTTCAGAGAAAGGGGTTTTTACTATGAAAAACACAAGAACACAAGGTATCGTTGAATTAATTCTCGCTGCAGTCGCAGCACTGTTTCCGCTGATCTTCCGTTTCAGCTTTGATCTGACACTGGCAAATCCGGGCTTTAATGTACTGGTAGCTGTCTGCCTCCTGATCGCAGCCGTACTGGCCAGGGTCGCTGTCGACACACTGACCGGAACTTTCCACAGACCGACACCGGAGCATCAGCATCACCTGTCCGGACGCAGCAGTCTCGCGTAAGCGCGGAACCGATGCAGCAGGCAAACGGAACGCCGATGCCGGATCCACGGATCCGCGCAAAGGATTTCCCATTTCGGAAGAAAGGGCACAGCCGGGTATCTCCTCGGCTGTGCCCTTTCTTTTTCTCGTTCCTGTTTTTTCTGAATGTTATCGAGAAAATGCATCATACGCAAACAAAAGATATGCATTTTCGCAGATGACAAACAACTATTTTTTTATATAATAATTGTATAAATATACTCCTTTGTACACAAAACGAATGGAACACGCACCGGTACTTGTCGTTTTTCAAAGTAAAGGCGGTGGTAAAAATGAAGAAAAAGAACCTGTTTGCCGTCACGCTCTGTCTGATTCTCACGGCAGCCTGCTGCATCCCGGCGTTTGCCGCGGAAACCCGGCAGGAAAAAACCTGTTTTACCATGTCAAAGGAAGATCGGGAAGGGATCCTGTCCGCTGAAAAAGCTATTTTATCGGATGCCAATGCCATATTGGAAGCGGAAGACGCTTCCGCCAGCCCGGTGAAGAAACTGAGCCTGGATGAATTTGTAAAAGTATACACAAATACGGACGTTTTTTCCCTGAAGGATGATTCCGCAGGCAGTCTGCAGCAGCTGCTGAAAGCTTCTGACGCTGAGAATCATTATATTTATGAAGTGATCTTACATTCCGGGAAAACCAGCCTGGAAGTATGTCTGGAGAAGGGAAAGCCACTGACAGACAGCGAGAAAGAAAACCTGACAGACAAGGAAATCAAAGACTTTCAGCATAAAATCGGCACCTGGTACTGCACTTCTGTAACGGTCCATCCGGATCCTGTGATCACCGAAACCGTGAAACAGGCCGCTGATTCCGTAAACGGCGATCTGATTGCTGTCGATTCCCTCCCGGGGCTGCACGGCGCCCTCGCAGTCTCTGTGGAACACGGGAAAGCCACGAAGCTTTTTCCATTATCCGGAACGCTGGTATCCTATGATGCAATCAAGGATGCTGTTGATCAAAAGCTGATCACAAAGACAAACACCGGTTACAGCTACAGCAAAATCAAGACTCTTGCGAACGCCGACTACCGGAATGTGTCTTCGGAACAGTCCGGCGGCGGGACAGATGCTGCTTCCGGCAGATCCGCTTTTCTCCCGGGAATAACTGCCGGTATCCTGTGCGCGGCAGGCGTTATCGTCGTACTGGTACTCTGGAAAACGAGGAAACAGAAGGGCGCACGGTAAAAAGCTTCCGGAAATTCTCCGGAAAACGGAAGATCCGTCATTCAAACAGGAAAAAGAAAAGGAGCCCTTCCTCTGTGGATGGCTCCTTTCCGGGGATCTGGGGCAGAAACAGATCCCTTTTTTCTATTACAAATCTTTTTTTCTGTACAGATCCCACTTTTGCTGTTACAGATCGATGCATACAGATCTCTGCAGGCTCTTTCTTCGCAGCGAATCAGTTTTCTTCCGGCTTTGTCTCTGCCGGATCCACATCCGGGCAGATTTCCAGCCCCAGCTCCTGCAGCTGTTTTTCATCGACTACATTCGGCGCTTCACACATCAGATCAGACGCGTCTTTTACCTTCGGGAACGCGATGACATCCCGGATGGAATCCGCGTGTACCATATGCATCACCATACGGTCCAGTCCGTA
This genomic window contains:
- a CDS encoding FctA domain-containing protein — translated: METDGYNRYLMENFGSDTSGGTKIAAYALHSVTTHQDARDITVSEAHYTLTNTLTETTAAEIRARKVLLGGTLTDGAFTFQAVPVDRNGDMLSGASAVSAKNDADGKISFAIPKLSPGTYYYKLTEQQGKEEHIAYDKSVYYVKIEISSDLQSTITYYDSSWKKLDGAMTFYNTTAYVLPEAGGPGTRAWMLGRIALILAAALLGAGIIKKRS